In Desulfosediminicola ganghwensis, a single window of DNA contains:
- a CDS encoding endonuclease/exonuclease/phosphatase family protein, whose product MKSFKVGTFNLYNLVLPNHTYYGNRKYSVEDFGRKVQWIRNQVEEMDTQIMGFQEVFHKEALVTALGSTSFSAEDIHVFGETGNSPVVGLASTFPLAGEAESISRIPEEVTESIEGVAGHYKTFSRPVLKARLKLAEDVMATVIVAHLKSKRPSIAEGEDDDDFLVQAIGQTRSLLRRSVEATGLRKLVLDALSENNDPVIVLGDLNDATRSVTNSIIAGPMPWKFDSKANKKKHWDRALYSAFDIISLKSYKNEWPTHIYNGNYESLDHIYVSQEFFFRNKERLGDVNFVHVLDDHLKDDTLSRDKLPKWQSDHGQVVASIRFRDE is encoded by the coding sequence ATGAAGAGCTTCAAGGTCGGAACATTCAATCTGTATAATCTGGTGCTGCCAAACCATACATACTACGGCAATAGAAAATATTCTGTCGAGGATTTCGGCAGGAAGGTGCAATGGATTCGCAACCAGGTCGAAGAAATGGATACCCAGATCATGGGATTTCAGGAGGTCTTCCACAAGGAGGCACTGGTCACCGCCCTCGGCTCGACCAGCTTTTCGGCGGAAGACATTCATGTATTTGGCGAAACCGGGAACTCACCCGTGGTAGGTCTGGCGTCGACATTTCCTCTGGCGGGAGAGGCAGAGTCGATTTCACGAATTCCTGAAGAAGTAACTGAATCGATAGAAGGGGTTGCAGGTCATTACAAAACTTTTTCGCGACCGGTTTTGAAAGCGAGGTTGAAATTGGCAGAAGACGTTATGGCGACGGTGATTGTAGCCCACCTGAAGTCGAAGCGGCCAAGCATCGCCGAAGGTGAGGATGATGATGACTTTTTGGTGCAGGCTATTGGGCAGACCAGGTCATTGTTGCGGCGATCTGTAGAAGCGACGGGCCTCAGGAAACTGGTACTTGATGCCTTGAGTGAAAACAACGACCCGGTGATTGTACTTGGCGATCTCAACGATGCGACCCGTTCAGTTACGAATTCCATTATCGCGGGGCCTATGCCCTGGAAATTCGATTCCAAGGCAAACAAGAAAAAGCATTGGGACAGGGCGCTGTACAGCGCTTTTGATATTATCTCTTTGAAATCATATAAGAATGAGTGGCCTACCCATATCTATAACGGTAATTATGAGTCACTGGACCATATTTACGTATCTCAGGAGTTCTTCTTTCGGAATAAAGAACGGCTTGGTGATGTGAATTTTGTCCATGTCCTGGACGATCATTTAAAAGACGATACTCTCTCAAGAGATAAACTGCCCAAGTGGCAATCGGATCATGGCCAGGTTGTGGCAAGTATTAGATTCAGGGATGAATGA
- a CDS encoding MipA/OmpV family protein: MKLIRYPAKERSPLIFTTLVSAILWFPGTGNALIQEFETIEEQEWGVAAVVRTATIPYASDNNTVSSFVPMLYFNGERFFLDGMGGGVKLIEEQNYRLDLFGRLRFVDIPGGYQNDVQADTIDLGLRLRLFPTEHLVSDLEVLTDDHGRVHSNIGIKYNYHDDDLELSPYANLRYSTSTFNDYYYGYDQTSVGSGTEFSIGINARYHLWQNLYAIGNIQTTFLGDSIRNSQLVDQDRIDQFSLGIGFFNDKKKPRKRPLSNTPYLRIAHGWATESNIGDIITGGTVSDEYNNQLTSIFYGYPIADELFGIPIDVYITPGLVWHWNSSVQSSIQEYVVAIKAYYTFNWPTRWRFGVAEGLSYLSDITYIEQSEMDRKDYEPSNLMNYLDLSVDVDLGDLFKSERMRNWYLGYSIHHRSAIFESASQFGRIKGGANYNTIYLQYHF; this comes from the coding sequence ATGAAGTTAATACGTTACCCTGCTAAAGAACGATCGCCTCTGATCTTTACTACTCTTGTGTCTGCCATACTTTGGTTTCCCGGCACCGGCAACGCTCTCATTCAGGAGTTCGAGACCATAGAGGAACAGGAATGGGGTGTTGCAGCTGTTGTACGTACAGCTACCATCCCCTACGCATCCGACAATAATACCGTGAGCAGCTTCGTGCCGATGCTCTATTTCAACGGTGAACGATTTTTTCTGGATGGAATGGGTGGCGGCGTCAAACTGATTGAAGAGCAGAATTATCGCCTGGACCTGTTTGGTCGCCTGCGATTCGTTGACATTCCGGGTGGCTATCAGAACGATGTCCAGGCCGACACCATTGATCTGGGGCTGAGATTGCGTCTCTTTCCCACTGAGCATCTTGTCAGTGATCTGGAGGTTCTTACCGATGATCACGGCCGGGTACATTCAAATATCGGTATCAAATACAACTACCACGACGACGATCTCGAACTCTCGCCCTATGCCAACCTCCGCTATTCCACGAGTACATTTAACGATTATTACTATGGCTATGATCAGACCAGTGTGGGTAGCGGCACAGAGTTCTCAATTGGCATAAACGCTCGCTATCATCTCTGGCAGAATCTCTACGCAATAGGCAATATACAGACAACGTTTCTTGGTGACAGTATCCGAAATTCCCAACTTGTGGACCAGGACAGGATTGACCAATTTTCACTGGGTATTGGTTTTTTCAACGACAAAAAGAAACCAAGAAAACGTCCTCTTTCCAATACTCCTTACTTACGGATTGCCCACGGTTGGGCAACGGAATCCAATATAGGTGATATCATCACCGGTGGAACCGTCTCAGACGAATACAACAACCAGCTCACCTCCATCTTTTACGGCTACCCGATCGCTGACGAGCTGTTCGGTATCCCTATAGATGTATATATTACTCCCGGACTGGTCTGGCATTGGAACTCGTCGGTACAAAGTTCTATCCAGGAATACGTAGTGGCCATAAAAGCATACTATACTTTCAACTGGCCAACACGCTGGCGTTTTGGTGTTGCAGAAGGTCTTTCCTACCTTTCAGATATCACGTATATCGAGCAGTCAGAAATGGACAGAAAGGATTATGAACCGAGTAATCTTATGAATTATCTGGATTTATCAGTTGATGTCGATCTTGGTGATCTTTTCAAGAGCGAGCGCATGCGCAACTGGTATCTGGGTTACTCGATCCATCACAGATCGGCAATTTTTGAATCGGCCTCACAATTTGGCAGGATCAAAGGTGGAGCGAACTACAACACCATCTATCTGCAATACCATTTCTAG
- a CDS encoding multidrug effflux MFS transporter has protein sequence MIQIIALLALLAAFPALSTDMYLAAIPLLVNEWQQPLVIVNLTLVGFFITYCGFLLIYGPLSDRYGRRPPLLAGLIIFVIASLLCSMADDVFTMIVARVMQGAGAASASAICFAICRDLFDGNMRQRVFVQLGIIVAAAPMLGPLIGSWIIDHIGWNWVFVVQAVMGTIAFLGVWWLPESLQEKSTEKLRRVMLSYVRLARNPRFFLLNLAFSVLGIPIFAFIAVSSNIYITTYGFSEQVYGYFFALNASAFMAAPLLFSRVSRSKPLARLLPLSYTVLLLASLLMLLPLPDPYRLAVPMWLVTFAFAFGRPPGNNLLLEQVEQDIGAASSLMVFLYFLTGAMAMWFISLDWQDTVRVLGILGTCSATLTLTAWIVINRVFKLKMVS, from the coding sequence ATGATTCAAATTATTGCACTTCTGGCACTTCTTGCTGCTTTTCCCGCGCTATCCACAGATATGTACCTCGCTGCTATCCCCCTGTTGGTGAATGAATGGCAGCAGCCCCTGGTCATTGTCAACCTGACCCTTGTTGGCTTTTTTATCACCTACTGCGGTTTTCTGCTCATCTATGGTCCCCTTTCAGATCGCTATGGCAGACGACCGCCGCTGCTCGCCGGGTTGATCATATTTGTCATTGCCAGCTTGCTCTGTTCCATGGCGGACGATGTCTTCACCATGATTGTTGCCCGGGTCATGCAGGGTGCCGGTGCTGCAAGTGCCTCGGCCATCTGTTTTGCCATCTGCAGGGATCTGTTTGATGGTAATATGCGGCAGCGGGTATTTGTACAGCTGGGGATTATTGTGGCGGCGGCGCCAATGCTGGGGCCGCTTATCGGTAGTTGGATTATTGACCACATTGGCTGGAATTGGGTTTTTGTGGTGCAAGCCGTTATGGGAACGATAGCGTTTCTGGGGGTATGGTGGTTGCCGGAATCATTACAGGAGAAAAGTACGGAAAAGCTGCGGCGGGTGATGTTGAGTTACGTGCGTCTTGCCAGGAATCCCAGGTTTTTCCTCCTGAACCTGGCCTTCTCAGTGCTCGGCATTCCCATCTTTGCTTTTATAGCAGTATCTTCAAATATCTACATAACCACCTATGGCTTCTCCGAGCAGGTCTACGGCTATTTCTTTGCTCTCAACGCTTCGGCATTTATGGCGGCTCCTCTTTTGTTCTCAAGGGTTTCCCGCAGCAAGCCACTGGCGAGGCTGTTACCGTTGAGTTATACGGTATTGCTGCTTGCGTCACTGCTGATGCTGTTGCCTCTTCCAGACCCTTACAGGCTGGCTGTACCAATGTGGCTGGTGACTTTTGCCTTCGCTTTCGGCAGGCCGCCAGGCAATAACCTTCTCCTGGAGCAGGTCGAGCAGGATATCGGTGCGGCGTCCTCCCTGATGGTGTTTCTTTACTTTCTGACCGGTGCCATGGCCATGTGGTTCATCTCTCTGGATTGGCAGGATACTGTCCGTGTTCTGGGGATACTCGGTACCTGTTCCGCCACGCTGACTCTGACGGCCTGGATCGTGATCAATCGGGTATTCAAATTGAAAATGGTGTCTTGA
- a CDS encoding MliC family protein, translating into MKIKSYASAAIPLVFAALLVSCSVASGPSNSSSGSEQSLPAEEAKTFVYQCDNEFEFVARVGEESSWLFLPERTVELPRVVSGSGAKYTDGDTTFWNKGERAWFAGNEGEYKECRNNRPKAIWEHAKLSGVDFRAQGNEPGWHVEIRPDSIIYVGDYGNVQHRFQRPEPQIYQQERTTIYETAADGVSFNIRIRGRECQDSMSGEEYSSEVTIWVNGRELHGCGRALH; encoded by the coding sequence ATGAAAATAAAATCTTACGCTTCGGCCGCCATTCCTTTGGTATTTGCGGCTTTACTTGTATCGTGTTCGGTAGCATCCGGGCCGAGCAATTCGTCCTCCGGCAGCGAACAATCCCTCCCAGCAGAAGAGGCAAAAACCTTTGTCTACCAATGTGATAACGAGTTTGAATTTGTGGCCCGTGTTGGTGAAGAGAGTAGCTGGCTTTTTTTGCCAGAGCGGACTGTTGAGTTGCCGCGGGTGGTTTCCGGGTCAGGTGCAAAATATACCGATGGCGATACCACCTTCTGGAACAAGGGCGAGCGCGCGTGGTTTGCGGGGAACGAGGGAGAATACAAAGAGTGCCGGAACAACCGGCCAAAGGCTATCTGGGAGCATGCCAAATTGAGTGGAGTTGATTTCAGGGCCCAGGGCAATGAGCCTGGCTGGCATGTGGAGATCCGGCCGGATTCCATTATTTATGTGGGAGATTATGGAAACGTGCAACATAGGTTCCAACGCCCTGAGCCACAGATTTATCAGCAGGAGCGGACGACAATCTATGAAACTGCTGCCGATGGTGTTTCATTCAACATCCGGATACGGGGCAGGGAGTGTCAGGATTCCATGAGTGGTGAGGAGTATTCCAGTGAAGTGACCATCTGGGTCAACGGGCGGGAACTTCACGGTTGTGGCAGGGCTCTGCACTGA
- a CDS encoding HdeA/HdeB family chaperone, with the protein MIFKKILMLMVASLVLAGTAAYADDEETVILDLETLTCKELMAGDDTERAAGFGLYQGILAGEKGQLKLDVDKAYQLTEDVKDYCLSNATSTVLDAFRKADQ; encoded by the coding sequence ATGATTTTTAAAAAAATACTCATGCTCATGGTAGCCAGCCTGGTGCTTGCAGGCACTGCAGCCTATGCAGATGATGAGGAAACTGTAATATTGGATCTTGAGACCCTAACCTGCAAAGAGCTCATGGCGGGTGACGACACGGAGCGTGCTGCTGGTTTTGGTCTGTATCAGGGGATCCTGGCGGGCGAAAAAGGCCAGCTTAAACTTGATGTTGATAAGGCCTACCAGCTCACTGAGGATGTGAAAGACTATTGCCTTTCCAACGCGACCAGTACAGTTCTGGATGCATTCAGGAAAGCCGACCAGTAA
- a CDS encoding YMGG-like glycine zipper-containing protein — translation MNKFVVLLVVLLGLQFSASLAMAKNHNKKGNHRQCDSYAIRKADRDNSKSSNRTLKGAAYGAASGALVGAVVDGGSGAWKGAAGGGGVGAVVGSIRNDRKWRDNYDKYYRDCMRGRR, via the coding sequence ATGAACAAATTCGTTGTACTACTTGTCGTGCTGCTTGGGCTGCAGTTTTCTGCCTCTTTGGCAATGGCCAAAAATCACAACAAGAAAGGAAATCACCGTCAATGCGACAGCTACGCTATAAGAAAGGCTGATCGCGACAATTCAAAAAGTAGTAACCGCACGTTAAAAGGGGCGGCCTACGGAGCGGCTTCCGGAGCACTTGTCGGAGCCGTTGTTGACGGTGGGTCAGGCGCCTGGAAAGGTGCCGCTGGAGGTGGCGGTGTCGGGGCCGTCGTCGGCAGTATTCGTAATGACCGTAAATGGCGTGACAACTACGATAAATATTATAGAGATTGCATGCGGGGTAGAAGATAG